The Candidatus Nanosynbacter sp. HMT-352 genomic interval TGTATCGATTTTCTTGGATCCGTGTATCGCTAAAGCGGCGCCAGTCATGCTTATAAAATTAGGAATGGTAAAAACGTCTTTGGTGACTTTACTGACGGTAGGAGATGTTTCTCGGCCTTTTTTCATATTCCGCATAATAACATTAATTTGTCAAAATAGCAATATTATCGTAATGTCCAGTTGTTTGATCCGAGAGGTTTGATAACGCCGTTGATTTCCAGCATAGTTAACGCCGTGGCGAAGTCTGATGCGGATAGGCCGGATTTTTGTTGGATTTCATCGCCGTCACGAAGCCCTTCTGAGATGAGTTTTATGATAATAGCTTCTTCAATTGTTGCGCTGGCTGCTAATTCTTGACCGTTGTCTTTTTGCAATTTTTCTGGCGCGATGATTGATAAAACATCGTCGGCGTCTGTCACCAAATACGCCCCTTGTTTTAATAAGGTATTGCAGCCAGCCGACAACGGGCTGGTTATATTTCCGGGAACTACAAACAAATCTCTTCCCTGATTTAGTGCGTGAGAGGCGGTGTTCAGTGTACCACTTCGCTCGGCGGCTTCGGTGATAATAATTCCGTCAGCTAGTCCACTAACCAGCCGATTGCGCTCCAGAAAACTCCAGCGGTTAACTATTTTATTATCGCCCTTCATCCATTCCGAAATGACCGCTCCGCCCTGCTTTATAATGTCCATGGCTAGTTGGTAATTTGTCCTTGGAGAAATATCCGGAAGCTCGTTTGGCACGACAGCTACAACTGTGCCGCCAGCCTC includes:
- the dprA gene encoding DNA-processing protein DprA; its protein translation is MEINRILPDEHIFSQRLTNIANSPKSLCYIGKLPETKAPVVSIVGSRKPSAYGKEVTERLATDLAKAGCVIVSGLALGVDCIAQKAAIEAGGTVVAVVPNELPDISPRTNYQLAMDIIKQGGAVISEWMKGDNKIVNRWSFLERNRLVSGLADGIIITEAAERSGTLNTASHALNQGRDLFVVPGNITSPLSAGCNTLLKQGAYLVTDADDVLSIIAPEKLQKDNGQELAASATIEEAIIIKLISEGLRDGDEIQQKSGLSASDFATALTMLEINGVIKPLGSNNWTLR